A section of the Pseudanabaena mucicola str. Chao 1806 genome encodes:
- a CDS encoding TrmH family RNA methyltransferase, producing the protein MLTSTRNPLVKQLRSLGESAKDRKEQGLFLVEGTHALTEAIATAFPIATVCCTEKWITANPDLYKHIEASVDEIKRLEIVSEEVLQAIATTKNPDGAIAAAFLPSHKIAQISTLGLALETIQDPRNIGVIIRSAVAVGIDGMLVSNDSVDLTNPKIIRATAGQWFHCPMQTSTNIADDIRKLQAQGVKAIATLANAKKTYWDYDFTQPTLILLGNEGNGLSQKLIELADESLSIPQSDRVESLNVAICASLLLYEAKRQREMGRK; encoded by the coding sequence TTGCTCACAAGCACTAGAAATCCATTAGTAAAACAACTACGATCACTAGGTGAGAGCGCTAAGGATCGAAAAGAACAAGGATTATTTTTAGTAGAAGGAACTCATGCTCTAACTGAAGCGATCGCTACAGCCTTTCCAATAGCGACTGTATGCTGTACTGAAAAATGGATTACGGCTAATCCTGATTTATACAAACACATTGAAGCCTCTGTAGATGAAATTAAAAGATTAGAGATCGTCTCTGAAGAGGTACTTCAAGCGATCGCTACTACGAAAAATCCTGATGGGGCAATCGCTGCGGCTTTTTTACCATCCCATAAAATTGCCCAAATTAGTACTTTAGGTTTAGCACTAGAAACTATTCAAGATCCAAGAAATATCGGGGTAATAATTCGCTCAGCCGTCGCTGTAGGAATTGATGGCATGTTAGTGAGCAACGATAGTGTTGATTTAACTAATCCCAAAATTATTCGCGCTACCGCAGGACAATGGTTTCACTGTCCCATGCAGACATCGACAAATATTGCCGATGATATTCGGAAATTGCAAGCCCAAGGGGTTAAAGCGATCGCCACACTAGCCAATGCCAAGAAAACCTATTGGGATTACGATTTCACTCAACCAACTCTAATTTTGTTAGGAAATGAAGGTAATGGTTTATCACAGAAATTAATTGAACTCGCCGATGAGTCTTTATCAATTCCTCAAAGCGATCGAGTAGAGTCATTAAATGTAGCTATTTGTGCATCATTACTACTTTACGAAGCAAAACGTCAGAGAGAAATGGGCAGAAAGTAG
- a CDS encoding DUF4189 domain-containing protein yields the protein MSKNFWNSLVIAAAIVIPTMAVGGLEAKAQSYGAIARSPSTQDKGYSWNFRSRSAAENRAISECESVSGAGDCEVLIWARNACMSISESSNGAAGTGWSTDEYQAERTARRVCRNYGGTNCYVTRTICLPY from the coding sequence ATGTCTAAAAACTTTTGGAATTCTTTAGTGATCGCGGCTGCTATTGTGATTCCTACAATGGCTGTAGGGGGACTAGAAGCCAAAGCTCAAAGCTATGGCGCAATTGCCCGTTCTCCCTCAACTCAAGACAAGGGATATTCTTGGAATTTTCGTTCTCGTAGCGCAGCGGAAAACCGAGCAATAAGTGAATGTGAAAGCGTTTCTGGTGCAGGTGACTGTGAAGTTTTAATCTGGGCAAGAAATGCTTGTATGTCGATATCTGAAAGTAGTAATGGCGCAGCAGGAACTGGTTGGTCAACTGATGAGTATCAAGCAGAAAGGACTGCTCGAAGAGTTTGTCGTAACTACGGTGGTACAAATTGTTATGTAACGCGCACAATTTGTTTACCATACTAG
- the asnB gene encoding asparagine synthase (glutamine-hydrolyzing), with the protein MCGIAGFLALSLPTETERYTRILQIALQHRGDDDQGLYLSPQRDVALIHTRLAILDLSQNGHQPMHIADQRYWITFNGEIYNFLELREQLKKEGETFFSYTDTEVILKLYAKHGERCLDLLRGMFAFAIWDDREKVCFMARDPFGIKPLYYWYQGKTLIFASELRAIIALGIIPKQLSPVGLFTYLTNGSVSEPWTIIDGIKSLEAGSSLRWQDGKIYHQKYWEINFPSVRYAEHSVEPSYAPIVAKLSLEAIATTRTALFNSVTHHLVSDVPIGIFLSGGIDSTALVAIARQIQGNELRTYSLTFKEEAWNEGAIAKQVADHFGTSHTEYLLTADLAHNLLPEYWRSLDQPTIDGFNTFCISQITHQQGMKVVLSGLGSDELFGGYRTFRQVPWMVEQRQRVALLKAIAKVIGKGLEQLAQSPKYRRLGAFLTKDNSIKNAYGLVRGVFSHWEAYQLVQFYLGKDAGEQIKNEIVTFITSENQYFPQFPTPQDEVSYLELSRYMRNQLLRDSDVMSMKWGLELRVPFVDRALFEVINQIPAATRLQNHKKLLTKAIPEIPEYIINRPKRGFTIPFFQWIDKDLLKGTMDIKIPNHIPLPPQQWYRRWSLVVLQNWLQVLSL; encoded by the coding sequence ATGTGTGGAATTGCTGGTTTTTTAGCTTTATCACTACCAACTGAAACTGAGCGATATACCCGCATATTACAAATTGCCCTTCAGCATCGAGGGGATGATGATCAAGGCTTATATTTATCACCACAGCGAGATGTAGCCTTAATTCATACTCGGCTGGCGATTCTCGATCTAAGCCAAAATGGACATCAGCCAATGCACATTGCTGATCAAAGATATTGGATTACCTTTAATGGAGAAATCTATAACTTTCTTGAATTAAGAGAACAGTTAAAAAAAGAAGGAGAAACTTTTTTTTCCTATACAGATACAGAAGTAATTCTCAAACTCTATGCAAAACATGGCGAAAGATGCCTAGATCTTTTGCGCGGAATGTTTGCCTTTGCAATTTGGGACGATCGCGAGAAGGTTTGTTTTATGGCACGCGATCCATTTGGGATTAAACCTCTTTATTATTGGTATCAGGGTAAAACTTTAATTTTTGCGTCAGAATTACGGGCTATTATCGCGCTTGGTATCATCCCTAAACAATTAAGCCCAGTTGGTTTATTTACATATTTAACTAATGGCTCAGTTTCCGAGCCTTGGACAATTATTGACGGAATTAAAAGCTTAGAAGCAGGTAGCAGTTTACGATGGCAGGATGGCAAGATTTATCATCAAAAATATTGGGAAATTAATTTCCCATCGGTACGTTATGCAGAGCATTCTGTAGAGCCAAGTTATGCCCCAATAGTAGCGAAACTATCCTTAGAAGCGATCGCTACAACAAGAACCGCTTTATTCAATAGTGTTACGCATCATCTAGTTAGTGATGTCCCTATTGGTATATTTTTGAGTGGGGGTATCGACTCAACTGCACTTGTTGCCATTGCTCGACAAATACAAGGTAATGAATTACGTACCTATTCCCTTACATTTAAAGAAGAGGCTTGGAATGAAGGGGCAATCGCGAAACAGGTCGCTGATCACTTTGGTACATCTCATACTGAATATCTACTAACGGCTGATCTTGCTCATAATCTGTTACCAGAATATTGGCGATCACTCGATCAACCCACAATTGACGGATTTAATACATTTTGCATTTCTCAAATTACCCACCAACAGGGTATGAAAGTTGTTTTATCGGGACTAGGTAGTGATGAACTATTTGGCGGTTATAGGACATTTCGGCAAGTACCATGGATGGTAGAACAGAGGCAACGTGTTGCTCTCTTAAAAGCGATCGCCAAAGTTATTGGTAAAGGTTTAGAACAATTAGCCCAGTCCCCAAAATATCGAAGGCTTGGGGCATTTCTGACTAAAGATAACTCCATCAAAAATGCCTATGGTTTAGTACGTGGAGTTTTTTCGCATTGGGAAGCCTATCAATTAGTTCAATTCTATTTAGGAAAAGATGCTGGAGAGCAGATCAAAAATGAGATTGTCACTTTTATTACTAGTGAAAATCAATATTTTCCACAATTTCCCACCCCACAAGATGAAGTTTCTTATCTGGAACTAAGTCGCTATATGCGAAATCAATTATTGAGAGATAGCGATGTGATGAGCATGAAATGGGGCTTAGAGTTGCGTGTTCCCTTTGTTGATCGGGCGCTATTTGAAGTCATAAATCAAATCCCCGCAGCAACCCGTTTACAAAATCACAAAAAGCTATTAACTAAGGCAATTCCCGAAATCCCTGAATATATTATTAATCGCCCTAAGCGAGGCTTTACCATTCCCTTTTTTCAATGGATTGACAAGGATTTGCTTAAAGGTACTATGGACATCAAAATTCCAAATCATATTCCTCTACCACCTCAGCAATGGTATCGACGATGGAGCTTAGTAGTTTTGCAAAATTGGTTACAGGTGCTCTCCCTATGA
- a CDS encoding glycosyltransferase family 4 protein, whose translation MTKSQHIHLWIPELFSTKGGIQVFSGFLLQALQSLYPDSSFSIFLKNDAWEDIQPRVTPDSSYLQTKIYGAGTIPLPLRTLFFSWQLLSKAIAQKPDLIITTHINFAPIAFILKKIIGTRYIVIAHGIEAWNIQNPLLKKSLQNADLILAVSNFTRDRICQQQVISPEKVGVLHNTFDPHVWEIRDKPTHLLQKYGLSPRQKIILTVSRLVTSEKYKGYDQILSVLPILRQSIPDIHYMIVGKGSDRDRLLQIIQQNNLQKYVTLAGFIPDEDLCDYYNLCDLFAMPSKREGFGIVYLEALACGKAVLGGNLDGAVDALCQGEIGALINPDNLQEIATIITKILSCKYEHPLMYQPQRLRQVVISKFGFEHFQQNLSNYLSSFLN comes from the coding sequence ATGACCAAATCTCAACATATTCATCTCTGGATTCCTGAACTGTTTTCTACCAAGGGAGGGATTCAAGTATTTTCAGGGTTTTTATTGCAAGCACTCCAATCTCTGTATCCTGATTCCAGTTTCAGTATTTTCCTCAAAAATGATGCATGGGAAGACATACAGCCGCGAGTTACTCCAGATAGCAGCTATTTGCAGACAAAAATTTATGGAGCAGGAACGATCCCATTGCCTCTGAGGACTTTATTTTTTAGTTGGCAATTACTTAGTAAAGCGATCGCCCAAAAGCCTGATCTGATCATTACGACACACATAAATTTTGCACCGATCGCTTTTATCCTCAAAAAGATCATTGGTACACGATATATTGTGATCGCTCATGGGATCGAAGCGTGGAATATTCAAAATCCTTTACTAAAGAAATCACTACAGAATGCGGACTTAATTCTGGCGGTCAGTAACTTCACACGCGATCGAATCTGTCAACAACAGGTGATATCACCTGAAAAAGTGGGGGTTTTACATAATACTTTTGATCCTCATGTTTGGGAAATTAGAGATAAACCCACCCATTTATTGCAAAAATATGGGCTAAGCCCTCGGCAAAAAATTATCCTCACGGTATCCCGCCTTGTCACCTCCGAAAAATACAAGGGCTATGATCAGATTCTGTCAGTATTACCGATTCTGAGGCAATCTATTCCTGATATCCATTACATGATTGTGGGCAAAGGTAGCGATCGCGATCGGTTACTCCAGATCATTCAACAAAATAATCTTCAAAAATATGTCACTCTCGCAGGCTTCATCCCCGACGAAGATTTATGTGATTACTATAATCTATGTGATTTGTTCGCTATGCCTAGCAAAAGAGAAGGATTTGGGATAGTCTATTTAGAAGCTCTAGCCTGTGGTAAAGCTGTCTTAGGAGGAAATTTAGATGGGGCTGTCGATGCTTTGTGTCAAGGAGAGATTGGGGCACTAATTAATCCTGATAACTTACAGGAAATTGCGACAATAATTACCAAAATTTTATCGTGTAAATATGAACATCCTCTAATGTACCAGCCGCAAAGATTACGACAAGTCGTAATTAGCAAATTTGGATTTGAGCATTTTCAGCAGAATCTATCTAATTATTTATCAAGTTTTCTAAATTAA
- a CDS encoding glycosyltransferase has translation MKVLHIIPSVAKVRGGPSKAVIEMVKALQSQNVDAEIATTNDNGKDLLDVPLGELTDQLEEYGNVPIRFFARFSPNVNAVREFAYSRTLTAWLWQHITDYDIIHVHAIFSYASTIAMAIARIKKVPYINRPLGQLCEWSLQQSKLRKQVYLNIIERSNLLHSQSLHFTAEQEREESQQLNLNIPNFVLPHGVHIPELIANAQDQLRQILQIPDQIPIILFMSRIHPKKGLEYLIPALGKFPDSNFAFVIAGNGESDYIKQIQSLLETHQIRDRTHLVGFVNGELKNLYLQGADLFVLTSHSENFGIAVIESLVAGTPVLITDGVAIAPMVQSHDLGYVTQLDTVAIAATIQEFFEHPQVAKQKGDRAQPYIAENYSWAKIADSLINIYTKYVKYSKS, from the coding sequence ATGAAAGTTCTGCATATTATTCCTTCCGTGGCAAAAGTGCGTGGAGGTCCTAGCAAAGCAGTAATCGAAATGGTGAAAGCGTTGCAATCGCAAAACGTTGATGCAGAAATCGCGACTACTAACGATAATGGCAAAGACCTATTGGATGTCCCACTAGGTGAACTGACTGATCAGCTAGAGGAATATGGAAATGTACCGATTCGTTTTTTTGCAAGATTCTCACCTAATGTGAATGCTGTGCGTGAATTTGCCTATTCGAGAACATTAACCGCTTGGCTATGGCAGCATATCACCGATTATGACATCATTCATGTCCATGCCATTTTCTCCTATGCCTCCACGATCGCTATGGCGATAGCTCGTATCAAAAAAGTACCCTATATCAATCGCCCCTTGGGGCAGCTTTGTGAATGGTCATTACAACAAAGCAAACTTCGCAAACAAGTTTATCTCAATATTATTGAACGCTCTAATTTATTGCATAGTCAATCACTCCATTTTACAGCTGAGCAGGAAAGAGAGGAATCTCAGCAACTAAATTTAAATATTCCTAATTTCGTATTGCCCCATGGAGTGCATATACCAGAGCTAATTGCTAATGCTCAAGATCAACTGCGTCAAATCCTGCAAATTCCCGATCAGATCCCTATTATTCTGTTTATGTCCCGTATCCATCCTAAAAAAGGATTGGAGTATCTTATCCCTGCTCTCGGCAAATTCCCAGACTCAAATTTTGCTTTTGTGATCGCGGGAAATGGCGAGAGTGATTACATAAAGCAGATTCAAAGCTTACTCGAAACACATCAAATTCGCGATCGAACCCATCTTGTCGGTTTCGTTAATGGAGAACTTAAAAATCTCTATCTACAAGGAGCCGATCTATTTGTCCTAACTTCCCATTCTGAAAACTTTGGTATTGCTGTCATAGAATCCCTCGTCGCAGGAACACCTGTTTTAATTACCGATGGGGTGGCGATCGCACCAATGGTTCAATCTCACGATCTTGGCTATGTGACGCAATTGGATACTGTGGCGATCGCAGCAACAATCCAAGAATTTTTCGAGCATCCACAAGTTGCCAAGCAAAAAGGCGATCGCGCTCAACCATATATTGCCGAAAATTATAGTTGGGCTAAAATAGCCGATAGTTTGATTAATATATATACCAAGTATGTCAAATATTCAAAATCATGA
- a CDS encoding prepilin peptidase, with translation MLLIESLFLQILAIAIGACIGSFLNVVIYRVPAGLSILHPPSRCPHCLRQLAPRDNIPIIGWFLIKGKCRYCHTPVSWRYPAIEAFTAFLFWCIALYFGNSQPPLILGFYALFLSWLLALSMIDFDTMTLPNSLTQSGLLLGSFYQGSLAFANSNDRTNFATHLLLGIGGAVLGIWLLDIMRIAGRIFLQKEAMGGGDAKLAAMIGMWLGWQQVLLTILLASAIGTCVGVIAVLFSKVCKQQPIPFGPFLAIGGTISLFFGKSILKTYLGWFGLA, from the coding sequence TTGCTACTTATCGAATCTCTCTTTTTACAAATTTTGGCGATCGCGATCGGAGCTTGCATAGGCAGTTTCTTGAACGTGGTGATTTATCGTGTGCCTGCGGGACTGTCAATTCTGCATCCACCCTCACGTTGTCCCCATTGTCTGCGCCAACTTGCGCCACGCGACAATATTCCGATTATTGGTTGGTTTTTAATCAAAGGTAAATGTCGTTATTGCCATACACCAGTATCTTGGCGCTACCCTGCGATCGAGGCATTCACAGCCTTCTTGTTTTGGTGCATAGCTTTGTATTTTGGCAATTCACAACCCCCTCTGATTTTAGGATTTTATGCCCTGTTCCTTAGTTGGTTATTGGCTTTGTCCATGATCGACTTTGACACTATGACTTTGCCAAATTCCTTAACTCAGTCAGGGCTGTTACTAGGTTCGTTCTATCAAGGCAGTTTAGCCTTTGCTAATAGTAATGATCGCACAAACTTTGCAACTCATTTACTCTTGGGTATAGGTGGTGCTGTACTAGGCATTTGGCTACTCGACATTATGCGAATTGCGGGCAGAATTTTTCTGCAAAAGGAGGCGATGGGTGGCGGTGACGCAAAACTTGCAGCAATGATTGGGATGTGGCTGGGATGGCAACAGGTTTTGCTCACAATTTTACTAGCATCAGCGATCGGCACTTGTGTGGGAGTGATCGCTGTGCTATTCAGCAAAGTCTGTAAACAACAGCCTATTCCCTTTGGTCCTTTTCTGGCGATCGGCGGTACAATTTCTCTGTTTTTCGGTAAATCGATTCTGAAGACCTATCTTGGTTGGTTTGGACTGGCTTAA